Genomic window (Primulina eburnea isolate SZY01 chromosome 8, ASM2296580v1, whole genome shotgun sequence):
GTTCGACTCGAGAGGTGACATGAACAACGACCGAGTCGTATTCCATTCCAACACCACCCAAAATGTAGAGAACCTGATCATCATCTGATATATGATGCCCGCACGCAGCAAGTGAGTCaacataatttttcattttgCCAAGATAATCCTTCATGCTAAGGCTGCCTTTCTTGAGGGTCTGTAGTTGGAGTTTGTATTGCATCATTCTCGCTTTTGAGCGAGTAGCAAACAGGGTAGAAATTCGAATCCAGACTTGAGCAGACGAGGAACACCCAATCATCTGACTCTGAATTCCTTCAGTCATGGAGGCCAGAAGGAATGACCGAAGGAATGAAAAAAGAAGTTGATCCTGCCTGGACCAAGCAAGGTGAAGAGGATTCGGAATATCAGTGCCATTTTCACCGGGTATGAAGCTGGGTGGGATGGGTGATTGAGGATCGAGATACATATCAAGACCCAGTCCTCGAATTTCGGCCAGCACTTGGAGCTGCCAGAGGAGAAAATTATCATCGGTGAGTTTGGTGGGATTGATTTGGTTGGAGGGATTTAAGATCATGAGGTTAGTGTTGAGATTGGATGCTGTGACTGAGCTTGATTCTCCATGTAAGGTGGCTTCCGCCattaatgctctgataccaagatAGAGAAATAAAAGAACGAGAAAATGGCTCTGTAAATTGTAGTCCTCTTTTCTATTTCAGTTAGATCAAAAACAAGAGTTATATATTTACAATTACCAAGGATAAAAGAGTAAAAAAGAATAACAAGTTAGTTACAACGGAAGATAAATCTAGGGGCTTCTAGATGATGGAGTTGTGATCTTCTGCATGTGTGAGTATATGGCTTCTTGTGTGGTCGGTTTCTGATGTTCCTTAAcacaaaatatcaattttatttgtttttatattttacGTAACAAGTAGTATACGAGGTAACCACTATCTTTCAGCACAaaaatatttgtgagacgatctcgtGAGTTAGTTTTATGATACATATCTTCAATTTGAATTATCaatgagaaaatattatttattatcagAAATATGAAAATGATTGATcaatctcacaaataaagatcatCTCACAAAAATCTAGTTTTATTTTTTGCATATAAGATTTTTGTATTATTATCCAAGGAGGAGCCTCCAAGGCTCACACACACGAAAAGCCCCCTCGAATAAAATAGCCACGTAGTGAAAATTGTgcctaataataataataagtaagAAATATTAGAGTTCCTGAAAGAATATCAACAGGTGATTTCCCATTGGAACTCCTCTGTCGCTCTCCAAATTGCAAGCAACTTCTCTCTTCTTTTTATTCAgatctctcaatttttctctttttgaTTATCCTTCTACCTGGTTAGCGCTTGGATGATATAATCAATTGtcagatatttaaaaaatctaAAATAATCTTTTTCCCCTGAATTTTCAATTTTCTGACTCTGTTGTTTGCCCAGAATTTCCTTTACATGCAATGCATACATTTGTCTTTTTAGGGGAATTTGTTGGTGGGTTTTtctttgatttgatttttaatGATCATTGACGACTTTTTGAGCGTATCTCAAAGTTAGGGTTTTTCACCAatttttttggtaattttatATATGTTCATCCAGTTATTTTGTTTGCAGGAGTTCCAAGTTAGATTGTGGAATCTATTAAAGGTGGGTGGACACATGCTAAAGCTTGGAACTTTTTGGTGATTCAaagatgatttttttaaaaaattattgtttttcatGTTCCGCCTCATAAGTTTTCAATGACATGATTGACCGGGACTTCTTGATCATTTTCGGTAGTCAATAATGCAACCATTTTTTTGAAGGTAGGGAGAGGGGGTATGCTGGTTGTGATTCATGTGTTTGCTTGTTTGTCGGGTTATCAAAGAAGAGAGAAACTTTGATGAAATTAAACGAAGAAATTTTTTCCATAAATGACTGTATTTAGCATAATCAAAGTTGAAATTATATATGATGTAACTTTTATGTCTGGAATCTTTGGAGATGCATTTATATTCTTCTTACCAAAGTACGTGGTCTTTGATTATGAGGTATTTGTTTGATGTGTGTAAAGCTTTGTTATGCTGTTATCACTTAGctcaaatttattatattttgttttcaTGGGATTCGCTGTAACGGTATAGTTAAATGATACAACAGTTGGTGGAAATAGTTAATCACGAACACGTAAGCTTAGTCGTTTCCATTAATCATGGGCAATGGACTTTCCACCGCTTCCCAATTCCATGTTCTATTTTTAGACATATGAAGAATGGATTGGTCATCTATTCAATGCGATTCTACTGTTATTAGATTATTGTTACTTATTAAATACGAGGAGCATTTGGATAGTGACCAAATTCCTGTTATGTTTTTCTCTCTCTCGctgttataataatttttttgggaCTTTTATAGCTCTTTTCCTTCCCAGTGTACCAATTTTTTATGTATCTGTTTTCATAGAGAAGTTAAATGTTTAGAGTTGACATTCTGTTGGATATTCACTTGTCACACACATTTGATGAAAAGTCGCAAATTTTATATTCTTCATCTGCAAATGATATTTTGGAAACTTTGACTTGATTTTCAAGTCTGCTGCCCTTCCATACTGTCACGTGTCTGTCCGTCTGTGAATAGTAGCTCTTCGTTTGAAGTCTCAAGTTTGTTGGGGATTTTATTGTAGTGGTTTGTCAATTATAACTCCATAAACTGAATTTGCCACTGATATTTATGTGGTAAGTATTTTCTATCTTCAATGGAACATATCTTATTTGATGTACAAATGCAGCTTAATtacttaatgctttcatttgaCAAATTTACcagttttgttttaaaaatttgcTCTAGGCTTGTGCATTAATCTGTTTCCTGCTCAAATGTGAATTGCCATTATCATCATGAAGCTATTTAGGGTCAAGATTCAAATAAAAACTTTGGAGAACAAGCATGTAATATGATGTGCCGAAATTATTAAGGGCAGTTCCTAATTTTGTAACTTAAACTATCTTGTGGGGAAACTGAATTTTTTCCACTATCGACCATTTTCATCTGCTAATAAGACGTGTTTTAAACTCAATAGTCGGCATTTACAACTTCGCTTAACCATGTGCGTGGTTGAATGAATTAATTGTGATTGCAATGTAACAAAACAAATCATTTTGATGTCAAAATGCTAGAATAAGAGGGATTTCATAAAAGGGGGAAGAGAGAGGATTAGAACTTGTCTTAGGAGCATTTGAAGAATGTTTTGTATTGGACACTGGAGAAATGATATTTTCTGTTGTGACTTCTATTGTACAGAAACTCTTTCTATATCATATtcgtattttttttatctttcatCCTAAGAGATCTTTTGGATCTTATGGTGCCCCCatcaaatttacatttttatatttatttgacTACCACAAGATGCAGCGTCTCATTTCCATGACTGTCATGCTCTTTGTTTTCTCGCTGTTAATTGGAATTGTGTTCCTTTGCAGTGTAGATTGACTTTATTCCTCTGTCCCCTAATCCGAACATCATTTTCGGGTGTACTATTGTCTTGAGTGTGGGGGTGTAGGAGTGCGTGATTATTAGTGTGAATCAGTGGGAAAGCAAGTTGTTTTCGTTATTATTTGTGCCAACTGCCAACATCAATGTTGAACCCATGGGCCATGGCATCTTCTTAAGGTAGAGTTTGTGAATTTAGTATGCTTTGCTATATGCCCAATATTTGTTGGTTGATCCCTGGTGAATTGACCCACTTTTTTGTTTGCCGAGTTTAATATTTACAATGAAATGAGTATTCTGATTCAATTACTGATTTCTAATTTAAGAGTGTGCGAGTGATGCAGGAAACTCATTCGATATGGGGCACTGGAACACTCAATTCAATGGTCATGTTAATGACTCGGTGTCAGATCCTCAAGGCTATAGCCATTTACATTCTGAACCTTGCATCTTTTATGGGAGTGTAGCAAACTATCCTCAACCCAGTATCCACTCAGTGGCTTCTACTCTGGAAAATCGTcgtaatttaaattttcatctcatcccTGAACATCATGACAGTGCTTTATTTTATGGGATGCCTCACTACAATAGTGTCCGGCCTCAGCATTCAACTTCTAATCTTGATTTAGCCATTACTGCACCATCCAGCCACTTTAATCCTTACTTGGTACCTCCCTCTGGTATTAGGGAGTTCCCTGTTCCAGTGAATCATGGGGCATATGATCAGTTGTCCCTTTCAAGCTCTCAGAGAGACGCTGGTGTTCCTGCAGATGGCTATTTTAGAAACATACCATATGTGGATGGTGTCAGAGCATCATTTAAGAGAAACATTGTGGATGGGGTTCCGACAAATCACCAATATCACGATGCTTCAGCGGGCCCCAGTTCTTCTATTGCCGCTCCATCTGCTCAACCAGCTGAATCTGATGTTACTTCAATGGATGCTGCTTCTTTTCTGGCACCAGAATATGGTGGGAGTGAGCCGGCGTCCGTGGTCGAAAATAGATCTCATCGAATTGTGAGGAACAGACCTGGTTTGATTCGACCTGACTCTGCCCTTGCACATAATACTGGTCATTTGTTAAGAAATTATGTTGCGTCGCCTGTCCAGATTCATGGCAATCCTTGGCTGGACATGCAGTTTGGTGCAAACAATAGTGATATTGGCACCTTTCCATGGACACAAGCTCCCGATTCACCTTATGTGCGTGGTAAAAATCTATCTTTGGATTTATAATTCGTTTCTCTGGctattttgaatttaatatgtCATCTATCTAATGAGGATCATTTGTTTCCATTTCTTGGCATGTCAGCTGGTGTAAATGGGGCTTGTGTTGATACAGGGAATATAGGCATACAAGGTTATCAAGTGGCGGGCAgtaacataatttcaaatggTTTTTTAAATCCTCCCATTCCTCAAGGCCATCCAAATCCCTATCACCCAACCCCTCCTTTGCAAGCTGTGAGAGGTTACAATGTTAACTTCCCATCACTAGTGGCTACCTCTTCTCGTAGAATCTCGACAATTAGGGCTTCAAATTCTTCCATCAATCCTTATCAAGGTGTCATAGATGCTGGGCCTGCATTTCTAGTTCCTGGTCTACCAACAGGTTTTCAGCTATACCAGCCTCATCAGAGGGATATCACGCTCGACTCCAACGCAAGACACCACAACCTTCCACACTTGAGAGTTCTGCCAGAAGATGTAAGTTTTTGACACCTGAGGGAGGTGGTGGGCGTGGATTAGTGGTTTCTACCAgttaacattttttattttgttgtttGCGCCTCCCACCCCTCCATCCCCAAACCACAAGACACACACACTAATAAAGTCCTAAGGTTCACCTTTATCTTTCTTCCTCCGTATTTAACAACATTATTGCCGTGGACTGCCAATTTTCAGGAAGTTGCAGTACTCGACATTCCCGGATACCATGAAGATGAAGCAGGAGGCTCCGTTGATCAGCATATAGATATGCGCTTGGATATAGATCACATGTCTTATGAGGTAATCAGGAAGCAGTTCATGGATGTTTGTTTTTTTCTTGCTTAGGCAAACATGTGATGAAATGACACCGTTTTCTAATATAATAGGAGCTCCTTGCACTTGGAGAACAAATAGGGAGTGTTGGGACCGGATTGCCCAAAGAATTTATTCGAAACAATTTGAAAACGAGAACTTTTACATGCTCAGCATCTTGTATCAACCTTGAAGAGGCAGCTTCCCTGGACGAGCAAATCAATTTCTGCGTTGTATGCCAGGTATTTTTATGAAACTATTTACCGGATGTTAGATCAAACTATCCAACAAGTGACAAGAACTTCTTATCAATTTTTCTGTCAATAAACCAAGGTTGCGATTAAAATCTACCGTATGAAAAACTATAAGTTATGTGTCAGGTTATTTACTAGTTATTATCACTCCATGTTAGGCATGCATGCGTCCCCAAATAAGGACATTTCTTCACCACAAAATATGGACAAATAGAAAGCAGGATCGGATGATACAGAACTCGGAGATTTCCTGTTTCTTTCCCTCTCTGCGATACAAAAATTTGTGCGTTTTGTTAGAACAAATTATTATCATGTACAAGCTGACATAACATGGGAAGAAGAGGATTTGTGCCATGTTGTTCCA
Coding sequences:
- the LOC140838477 gene encoding probable E3 ubiquitin-protein ligase ZFP1 — encoded protein: MGHWNTQFNGHVNDSVSDPQGYSHLHSEPCIFYGSVANYPQPSIHSVASTLENRRNLNFHLIPEHHDSALFYGMPHYNSVRPQHSTSNLDLAITAPSSHFNPYLVPPSGIREFPVPVNHGAYDQLSLSSSQRDAGVPADGYFRNIPYVDGVRASFKRNIVDGVPTNHQYHDASAGPSSSIAAPSAQPAESDVTSMDAASFLAPEYGGSEPASVVENRSHRIVRNRPGLIRPDSALAHNTGHLLRNYVASPVQIHGNPWLDMQFGANNSDIGTFPWTQAPDSPYVRAGVNGACVDTGNIGIQGYQVAGSNIISNGFLNPPIPQGHPNPYHPTPPLQAVRGYNVNFPSLVATSSRRISTIRASNSSINPYQGVIDAGPAFLVPGLPTGFQLYQPHQRDITLDSNARHHNLPHLRVLPEDEVAVLDIPGYHEDEAGGSVDQHIDMRLDIDHMSYEELLALGEQIGSVGTGLPKEFIRNNLKTRTFTCSASCINLEEAASLDEQINFCVVCQTDFKNGETIGTLDCGHEYHSGCIEKWLPVKNTCPVCKSTALSCKPKGS